The genomic window ACGACGTAGATCCATGTCTGGTACCTGCTGGCTTTCGCTTGCCGGCTGACTCATAACTAGCAGGTGCTAGTCCAGCCCAGGCACATAGATGTTCAGCAGTTGGGAACCTCGACATATCACCTCCAGTCTCAGCTATGATCACCTGAGCTGTGATGGTAGAGATTCCCGGAATAGATGCGACCAAGGCGACGGCAGGCTCAAAAGGGAGGAGACGCTCGCAGATCTCTTGGGTGAGTGCCCCGATAGCAGAGTCCAGATAGTCGATATGGTCGATGATCTGTTTGGCGACGAAGGCATGGTGGGCTCCGAAGTGTCCATAGAGTGCCTCCTCGAGTTGAGGGATCTTGGCCCGCATCCTGGACTTGGCCATCTGGGCCAGAACTGCGGGATCTCGTTCTCCCGCAATGAGGGCCTCGATGATCTCCCTCGATGAGGCGCTCCATACCGCAGAGGCGACCGAGGTGAGCTTGATGCCAGCATCTTGGAGAACCTTCTCGAGGCGTTGGATCTCCCTCGCCCTGGCATCGACCTGGGTCTTGCGATATCGGGTCAACTCAGCAAAGTTCACGGATCTCAGGTGGAGGCACAAAGCTTGGTCGTACCATGCCATGGGCTGCGACATCTGCGAGCCACTCGGCATCCGAGAGATCCGTCTTTCTGCCAGGTACGTTCTTCACATGTTGTGCGTTACAGAGCCAGAGTTGGGGGAAGAGTCCCTCCAATGCGTAGTACACCGGCTTCCAATATACGCCGGTCGCCTCCATCACCACGGTTGACACTCCAGCATCGACGAGGAACCGGGCCAAGTCCTCTAATCCTTTGCGTGTCGTGTTGAACGTCTCCTTGGAAAGGGTAACCATGCCATCTGGCTCTCGAACTCGCGTGCACGCAACGACGGTGTCACGGTGGACATCAAGGCCCCCCACTTTATTTGCTATCTCCTTCAACTAACAACCACCTCCTTGGTGTTTCAAGGGGCCGTCTCGCCAGGGGGACTACAAGAAAGCGAAATCTAAAGTTCGTGCTCGAGGCGACAATAATTAGTCCTCCTGATTCCCCGCATCAGACTAAAGGCGCGCAACCAAGGCTGCAAGAAACGTTCGATGACTCACGAGACGGTCCAATACAAGCATTACATGCATTTGTGGTGTTCGCTAGTTCATCAGGACTAAAGCGATTTCGCTGTCCTGGCGCCACCGCCGTCAGCAACGCCAACAACTTCGCAACGCCAACGATAATGCATCACAACAGAAGAATTATGCTCGCAAAACCTTGAGCCTCAGGAATCGCAACCGCCATCGTCTTTCATCGCTAGCGTCTGCCACTCCGATTGAGATAAACCCACACTTCTAGCTCCAGATGCGAGTGCACAAACACTAGACTGACCTGCGGTGAAGGCAAGTACACAGGGGTTTTTGGCGCTGGCACTCTCCTCTGCAATCTGGGGTGGAATGTACGTGGCGAGTGATGCGCTCATGCGCACTATGCCACCGTTGGTGGTGCTCGAATTCCGTGAGGGCATCTCTGCTATAATCCTGTTAGCCATCGCAGCCCGCCACCGTCAACTTCACATCGATCGACACGACTATCTTCCGATGTTCGGAGTTGGCATCATCGGCTTTAGCGTCTCGATCGGGTTTCAGTTCTATGGAACTCACGCTGCCGGTGCAGCCCTTGGTTCGCTGGTCACCGCGTCATCTCCGGTTCTGATAGCACTCCTTGGCGCCCTGGTCCTCAAGGAGCATGTCCCGACACGCCGATGGCTTGCGATTGGGATCGCCTTCGTCGGAGTCGTCGTGATCGTCGGCACCCCAGCGCCTGGCAAGGACACAGCGCTTGGAGTCTCACTCCTGCTGGTCGCCGCCGTCTGTTGGTCGATCTACACCATAGGATCGACCTCTCTGCTTACTCGCTACTCGGCGCTCACTGTGGTTACCATAGCTTGCACGGTTGGGGCGATCACATCGCTTCCGTTCGCGAGCATCGCCTACCTGCATGCTCGTCATCCCCTACCCATGAACCTCGCCGGCTGGGGAGAGGTGCTCTACATCAGCGTCATTGGAATGGCGCTTGCATTCTTCCTCTGGGTGTGGGGTTTCAAACACGTCAGCGCCTCGCGTGGTGGCGTCCTGTTGCTTTTTCAGCCGCTAGTAGGCATCGTTCTAGGCATCGTGTTATTGGGGGAGACGGTGTCAATCGGTACACTCCTTGGAGCCGTTCTCGTGTGTGCTGGCGTCACTCTTGCTGTCGTCGAGCGCAAGCCACCGCTCGCGCTAGAGCCGATGCCATGAGGTTGCAGCTCCGCAACCACCCTGGGGTCTGGTCAACCGAGATCTACAACACAGATCCTCTACGAAATGCGTGGCAGACCTCTAGTGGATAGCCAATGAAGCAAGGCTCGATGATGGCGGTGGATACAACGACTTATCATGAGTGACACAGACCTCGAACTCACCACTCACCCAGGTCATCGGCTAGGCACGATCGTCTTCGACCCAAGAGGGGGATCGTTACTTGCGATCACCGGCGACCTCCCTCATCGATTCAGCACAGACGACCTACGCCGCTATCGACCATTGATCTCCGCTGGGGTCGCAACGCTGTCTCCACTATCGCCTAGGCGGCCTACGGTATCGGTCGTCATACCCGCACGCAACCCTCCAGCCGACAGCTTTGACGACCTGGTTGGCAACCTCGCCAGTTCTCCTTGGGTTCAGGAGGTTATCGTCGTTGACGACGGCTCCGATCAGCCTATTACGGTTGAGGGAGCGACCGTCATCCGTAACGAAATAGCGCTCGGCCCGGCTGGCGCACGCAATCTCGGAGCGGAGCAGAGTAGCAACGAGGTCCTAGTCTTTGTCGATGCCGACATAGCTAGCATCGATGAAAGCCTCTTCGAACTGATCTCTATGCTTGGCAGTAATCAGATCGCAGCACTCGCCCCACGCGTGATCGAGAGTGGGCACCCCTCACCACTCGACCTGGGTCCCGATCCCACCGAGGTAGATGGCAAGCACCTAAACCATCTACCTGGCGCCGTCCTCGCTATAGACAGATCGAGTTTTGAGCTGGTTGCTGGTTTTGCCGAAGACCTACGCCTTGGAGAGGATGTCGACCTTATCGCTCGCATCTGTGCCCTTGGCCGATGGGCGATTTATGCTCCCAGTTGTATCGCCGTCCATCACCCGCAGTCACTCGCCACCAGGCTGGCAAAAGCGGCAAGCTATGGCTACTCAGTTGGCCACCTGCGCAGAAGAACACGATTGACGTTGACACCTCGTTTGAGGGATATGCCAGCATTGGGCTGGATAGTCATTGCACCATTTACCATGGCGGCCATTACCGCCCTGAAGAGGACGAGCCAGCTCAAACATCGATTGACACCGGAGCA from Ferrimicrobium acidiphilum DSM 19497 includes these protein-coding regions:
- a CDS encoding transposase: MNFAELTRYRKTQVDARAREIQRLEKVLQDAGIKLTSVASAVWSASSREIIEALIAGERDPAVLAQMAKSRMRAKIPQLEEALYGHFGAHHAFVAKQIIDHIDYLDSAIGALTQEICERLLPFEPAVALVASIPGISTITAQVIIAETGGDMSRFPTAEHLCAWAGLAPASYESAGKRKPAGTRHGSTS
- a CDS encoding IS110 family transposase, whose amino-acid sequence is MKEIANKVGGLDVHRDTVVACTRVREPDGMVTLSKETFNTTRKGLEDLARFLVDAGVSTVVMEATGVYWKPVYYALEGLFPQLWLCNAQHVKNVPGRKTDLSDAEWLADVAAHGMVRPSFVPPPEIRELC
- a CDS encoding DMT family transporter, which produces MKASTQGFLALALSSAIWGGMYVASDALMRTMPPLVVLEFREGISAIILLAIAARHRQLHIDRHDYLPMFGVGIIGFSVSIGFQFYGTHAAGAALGSLVTASSPVLIALLGALVLKEHVPTRRWLAIGIAFVGVVVIVGTPAPGKDTALGVSLLLVAAVCWSIYTIGSTSLLTRYSALTVVTIACTVGAITSLPFASIAYLHARHPLPMNLAGWGEVLYISVIGMALAFFLWVWGFKHVSASRGGVLLLFQPLVGIVLGIVLLGETVSIGTLLGAVLVCAGVTLAVVERKPPLALEPMP
- a CDS encoding glycosyltransferase family 2 protein, which codes for MSDTDLELTTHPGHRLGTIVFDPRGGSLLAITGDLPHRFSTDDLRRYRPLISAGVATLSPLSPRRPTVSVVIPARNPPADSFDDLVGNLASSPWVQEVIVVDDGSDQPITVEGATVIRNEIALGPAGARNLGAEQSSNEVLVFVDADIASIDESLFELISMLGSNQIAALAPRVIESGHPSPLDLGPDPTEVDGKHLNHLPGAVLAIDRSSFELVAGFAEDLRLGEDVDLIARICALGRWAIYAPSCIAVHHPQSLATRLAKAASYGYSVGHLRRRTRLTLTPRLRDMPALGWIVIAPFTMAAITALKRTSQLKHRLTPEQRTKAALLLLDTQVIANASLIVRQFGLPMALLALGSRRIRRGLITALLLELVHQGVTKTIYDLAYSIGLWLSLALET